The Quatrionicoccus australiensis nucleotide sequence GCGCCAGCAGGAGCATGGAAAAGCCCGGCGCCAGCGCACAGGCCAGCGTCGCCAGCGCAAACAGCGCAAAGCAGACGAGCAGCATGCGCTTGCGCTCGAAGAGATCGACAAAGGTCGCCGCCAGCACACCGGAAATCGCCGCGCTGAAACTGTAGGAGGCGACCAGCAGGCCGAACTCGTGCGTCCCGATGCCGAACGCCGCCATCAGAATCGGCCCGAGCGGCATCATGATCATGAAATCGAGGATGTGGCTGAACTGGACGCCAGCCAGGGTCAGCAGGAAGAAACGTTCGGTACGCGGGGCGAGCTCGGTGGTCATGGATCGTGCAGCAACTGTTCGCCAAGGGCGGCCGGCAAGGATACGCGTCCCGACGGCCCGGCGGTAGCTTTCCCCGGCAAAAGCTACATCGAGATGGTCGGCCCGCTCGCCGGCAGGCGATAGATGGTCAGATCGGCATCCGGCACCAACCCGCCGAGCAGCATGCTCATCAGCGCAATGAACAGGCTGGCAAAAAACGCCGTCCAGAAGCCGGAGATTTTGAAGCCATCGACCAGGCGCGCCACCAGCAGCAACATCAGCGCATTGATCACGAGCAGGAAGAAACCCAGGGTCAGGAAAGTCAGCGGCAGGGTCAGCACGATCAGCAAGGGGCGCAGCACTGCGTTGGCAAAACCGAGCAGCAGCGCCGAAACCAGCAGCGTGCCGGTACTGGCAAAGCGGATGCCGCTGAACACATGACTGGCCACCCACAACGACAAGGCGATGATGCCCCAGTGAATGAAGAAGGCGGTCAGATTGGCGAGCATGCTAATTCCTCGAATGAACTGAACGGGAATTATCGGCCATCCAGGCCAAAGCAGGAAACGCCAGCCCCTTGCCCGACACTTTCCGCGCGCCTCCGAGCAGTCGACCAGCCCGCCCAACGCCCACCGGAGCATGGAAGACGGGCACACGCCAAGACGCCGGCAGCCCGATAATTAATCATTGCAAAAGAATTACAAGTTTATGTTGCACTGCAGCAAATCTGTGCCACAATGGACCTGTCTCCTCCATTCCAAAAAATGGATTTATGCCCGCCTAGTGCGGGCATTTTTTTCGCCGGAAAATTGCCCGGAAAGCCAGGCCAGCCGGCCCGAAGCGGGCCACACGACGGATCGCTCGCAGCGGCAACTCCGCCACCCTGCCAGAAACGACAGACGAAAAAGAAGCCCGTCTAATGCGGGCTTTCCTTTACTTACCTACTTAGTCTCCTCCACCCGAATCACGCTTAACCGGGAGGACGCTGGCGTCCAGTGAGGACGGATTATCCATAGTTGAATCAGTTTTGTATAGATAAATTTTGGGGCATGGCGTGCGTGCGGCACTTCTTGCAGCGGATGCCGAGGTGGCCCAGATCGGGACAGGGTTTCGTCCAGTCCGACATCACGTCGGGCAACGCGGCGGCCAGCCAGGCAAACTCACTGACGTCGAAGAAATTGCCCAGCCCGATCCAGCGCAATGCCTTCAGCTTGCCGAGCGGGCGCAAGCAGCCAGCCGCAACATGGATCGCACCGAGGAGCAGCCAGCGCAGCCGGGGCCCGGCCTGCCTGTCCTGCTCCTGCGCGGCAAGCAAGACCTCCTGAAGCTGCTTGCGAAACTCATCCAGCGACAAACTCACGCAATCTCCCGGTTCATTTGATGCTGCAGCCCCCGGAAAATACCGCATCGCCACACGCTACGCACCAGCCACATGAACGGCAACAGCTATGAAAGCCGACAGCCACCGAGGCTTGACGCTCCATTGCCCCACCCCATAACATGCGCCTGCGATAATTTGTGCCGTTTTCATAAAACACCGGGAGCGACGATCCGCCATGCAATCTCAACGGATTTCGATATTCGTCCTTTTCCGGCACAACGCTATCGATATTGCCTGGATGAAACATCAATCCACACGCGAAACCAGAAGGCCTCTCAGGAAACAATGAAATGAAAACCGTATTTTCAGTTGTGGCGCTAGTAGCCGCACTGGCCGGCTGCGCCAGCCAACCGTCCTCAACGGCCAGCGAAGCGGCTGCACCGGCCCAGAAAGGCGCCTGCATGACCAACTTTGCTACCGAAGGCGGCTTTTGGACTGGCCAGCGTCACAGCACCTACGAGGTATTTCAGAAGAAATCACCGGCCGCCGCCTTTGACACCCTGCTTCAGACCGTTGCAACGAATGGGTATCAAATCGTGACCAGCAGCAAAGAATCCGGCCTGATCAGCGCCAACCAGACCGTAAGCTACGGCAAGGGGAAAACGGTACCGATCAATGTCGTCATCAAGAAACTTTCTGCCTCGGAAATCCGTGTTGATGTCTCATTGGCGCTATCCGGTGGCGTTTCTGCGCCGATCGACAGCGTGCAAGGCGAATTCTGCAAGTTCATGGATGCTGTCCGTCAAACCCCCAACGTGAACGATCCTGCTGCGCAACAAGGCGCGCAGTCTTCCGGCGAGACGGCCGGTAGCGCAAAAAAGACGGCAACGTCAAAGAAGGCAAAAAAGAAAACGACCAGCCAGTAGGTTTCCCGAACATCGCCCCCGACATGGGGGCGATGTCTTTCTGGTTCAGCGACACTCCCGGCAGCCTGACCGGCCAAAACATGGCGGCCCCGACAGTTTCATTTCCGACTGTTTATTACCGTGTGATTCACAGTTCAACCCAGCCCCCGCCGCAGCGCCCGGATTTTGCTCCACAACACCGCTGATCGCCATCACCTGCATGCAACACTCCAGCCAGTCCGGGCGATTCTGCAATCGCTCGATGGCGCGTCGAGGTCGTTGGCAATCGCTTCGCCGTAGGCACCCCGGGCCTTGCGCTGCGCACGAATACGGACGCCGAGCGCGACAAGCTGCTCGGCAACGACAGTGGGGTTTACTGGGGCTTTGGCCGGCATTGTGTTTCTCGTATTAGGCAATCATTAACATTCGCCAATATTGAGAAACACTTTTTATTATCAACTCCCCGAAGGATCATCTCCACATAACGCGAAAATCAGGCCTCGGCAGTTCAGAGCAAATTACGCTGTTTTTAGCGGTCGACCGTTGAACACAGGCAAAAACCAGGCTCAGCTGTGAAAACAGCTTGCACGGCTGGCGCCCAGCGTTTCTCAATGGCCGCATCGCTGCCGCTGCAATAGCCAAGCCGCCGCAACAAGACTATGATCAGTTCAACAATCTATTCATGAATGAATTCATGTCAGCACCAGATCACTCGCTAAGCATTCGTACATTGCTTTCGTCCGGCCCGCTCACCGCTCGCCAGTTGACCGAAAAAATGGGCGTCAGCCAGGCCACGCTGTCCCGTGCCATGCAGTCGCTGGGCGATCAGGTCATCCGTTTCGGCCCGTATCGATCTATTCACTACGCACTGCATCGGCCCCTGCTCGCCATGCCGGATGTTGCCATCTATCGCGTCACGCCGGCCGGCCAGGTCGAGGCGCTCGGGCGGCTCAGCCCGGTGCAGCCCACCGGCTACGTGATGACCAACAGCGACGGCAGCACCAGCCACAGCGAAGGCTTTCCCTGGTGGCTGGACGACATGCGCCCGCAGGGCTTTCTCGGCCGCGCCTTTGTTGCAGCCCAGGCGGAAACGCTCGGCCTGCCGCCCCGTCTCGGCGACTGGCAGGAAGAACACATCCTGCGCGCCCTGCTCAGCCAACCGGGCAGCGACGCCATCGGCAATTTGATTGTCGGTGACGCCGGGCGCGAACACTTCATCCAGCGCCCAGCGCCGGTCGCGCTGCCGGGCACCGGACTTGCCGCCGCCTACGCCGAACGCGCCCGGCAAGCGCTGAGCGGTGAAACCCCGGCCTCCTCGGCCGGCGGCGAGCAACCCAAGTTCGGCACCTATGCCGAAACGGCCAGCGGCCCGCGCCATGTGCTCGTCAAGTTTTCACTCGCTGCCGCAGAAGGCGCCGACAACCCCGTCGCCCAACGCTGGCGCGACCTGTTGCTGGCCGAGCACCACGCCTTGACACTGCTGCGCGAAAACGCCATCGCCGCCGTCGCCACATGCATCCTCGACCACGGCCGACAACGCTTTCTCGAAGTCGAGCGTTTCGACCGCATCGGCCCGCACGGCCGGCGCGGCCTCATTTCGCTCAGCGCCATGGACGCCGAATTCATCGGCCTCGGCCGTGGCGGCTGGCCGACTATGACCGCCCGCCTGCTTGCCGAGCGTCACATCACCCGCGACGCACATGCGGCCGCCTGCCTGCTGTACGCCTTCGGCACGCTGATCGGCAACACCGACATGCACCCCGGCAACCTCTCCTTCGTCACCGACAGTGGCCGCCCCTACAAACTGGCGCCGGCCTACGACATGCTGCCCATGACCTTCGCCCCGCGCAGCAGTGGCGAACTCCCCGCCACGCTACCGGCGGCCGGCTTCGACAGCCAGATCAGCAGCGCCCAGTGGCGCCAGGCACTGGCGCTGGCACAGGCTTATCTGGAACGCCTGCACGAGGAAGCGGGATTCACTGCCGGATTTGGCGAATGCCTCGCCGCACTGGACAGGCACTTGCAGACGGCAGCTGAGCGGATTGGGCGGCTGGCATAGCTGCCCGTACGCAGCCCCCAGGCTGCCCGATTTCCGCCCCTTCTGCAAAGACCCGATGGCGCATCGAAGTCGTTGGCAATCGCTTCGGCGCAGAGCCGCTGCGCAATTCCTGAGCACGAACGCAGCCACGCAGGAGAAATCAATTCGCGGCGCGCGGAACTCCATGGCGAACCGGCTGCCTTAAGCCCGTCCATTAACGGAAGCAAGTCATCCCCCATGAAAACAGTGATCAGAGCCTTCTTCAAAACCCTGCGGATCGTCATCGGCCCCTTCATGCTGCTCGGCGAGTTCGTCACCCGGCCCAAGGGGCTAGTGCGTCCCGCCGCAAGCCAGGCCGAGGTCGACCAGCAGTGCGCCAGCCTCGTCCTTTACCAGTACAAGACCTGCCCGTTTTGCATCAAGGTACGCCAGGAAATGCGGCGTCTCGCCCTCAAGGTAGAACGGCTAGATGCGCAACACCCCGGAACCCACCGCGAGGCGCTGATCAGCGGCGGCGGCAAGGCCAAGGTGCCCTGCCTGAAAATCACCGACCCGGCCGGCAATACGCAGTGGCTCTACGAATCCGGCGAGATCATCAAGTACCTGCGCAGTCGTTTCGCCAGCGCCTGAAGCCCCCGGCCGAGAGGGAACGGCCGGCCCTTGGTTTGTGCCGGCAATTTGCACCTTTTTCACCGGTCGACCGCCTGAGAGCCAGAACGAGCGAGCGAATCTGCCTCGCGGCGGGCGCAGGAAAAGCTGCGTTCAGACCGCCCCGCCGCAGCGCACGAACCCAGGCCCGCGTTACGACCAGCGCGCCAACGCCCTTTCAATCCGCGAGGAAAAGCGCCGAACCTGAGCCGAATCGAGCTTCTCCGCCTGATACAGCGACAGCATCCCGAAGCGGCAAGCCGGCGCGCAAGTGCCCAGCAACGCCGTTTTCAGGATGCGCCTGACCGGCTGCCACAGCAGCAGGCGATCCACCCACCACGGCGACCCGAGCGAAGTGATCGCCAGCGCGTGCTTCAGATTGAGCAGGCGCGGCCGAATCGGCCCCAGATCGCTGGCATGATCGTAAGCCACCCCAGGCCCCCAGACCCGGTCAAACCAGCCCTTCAAGATTGCCGGAAAACCGAACCACCAGGTCGGAAAAACCAGCACCAAAGCCTCAGCGGCGAGCAAGCGCTCAACCTGCCCGGCGATGGCAGAAGCATCGAAAGGCAAACGGTAATAACTCTGCCGCTCGGCCTCGGTCAGCACCGGAGAAAACCCGGCGTCGTAAAGGTTCTCGACCACGACCTCGTGACCGGCGGCGGTCAGTGATTTGATGGCGACCTGTGCCAGGGCTTGGGTCAGGCTGTCGGGGAGAGGGTGAGCGATGACGACTAGGGTCTTCATGGGGAATGTCTAAAACCGAGCAACTGTTGAGAAGCAGAATATGCCGCATCGCCGCAAGCATCGCACCAGAAACACGAGCGGCTCCCCCGCTTAAAGCCGACAGCTCAGCACGAGACGCTCGCCCGCCCTGACTTCAACCTCGTCGTTCGTGATGCGGGAGATCTTGCCGGCCGACTCGTAAGTGTCGCCGCACAGTTTCCAGAATATCCGCAGGCCGGGAAGCAGATCGATTTCCCGTTGCAGCACAATACCCAGCGGATCGGCGTCAAACGCGGCAACCCGATAGAGGCGATAGCGAACCACTCCCGAGTTGGCTTCGTCGAGCATGCCGTCGATGAACGGCGCCGAGAAAGACATCACCAGCCAGCACAACAAGGTGATCGGCAGAACCGGCAAGGCGACAATAAAGGCGGCCCGGCGAATGTCACCGCGCGGAGAAGCGAAGCCTGCCCAGACGAGACTGAAGGGAATGGCCAAGGCGAGCGCCAGACCAACCTGCTCATTGATACCCCACAAATCGACCTCGAACGGAAAACCGGTCAGGCCGACACCTGAAATTGCAAGTAGGGCAGCGACAAATATCAGGCGGCGATTGACGGATGCGGGCGCCATTTTCAGTTATTTACACTCAAATCGAAATAGGCAGAGAAAGTGTTAGTTTTAATTAAAAATTTAATCACTCCAACCTCTATGCATCATTTGCCCTAGGCATTGGGGAATCTGACTGAAACAGGGCCACGTTGTTTGGCTCTGACGACGACGCTATGAGCGAGTTTGTCGTGCCAACTTTGTTTCCTGTTATCAAAGCCTACCCAGATCAGTCCAAGCCCAAGCGGGATCGCAGATACAAAATATGCCAGGTATCTCCCGATGCTTTGGCCGACAGAGAGCGCAGCGCCAGAGTCGGCATCTAAAACGCGTAGCGACAATGCCATCTTCCCCGGAGTGGCTTGCTTTCGTGTCCAAAACCAGACCGAGCCAACAGCGGGAAGAACCCAGGAAATAAGAAAATCAGCAGGGCCGGAAATCACGCTCTCCGAATCAAAATACTTCCAGCCGTAAATTGAAATGAGAAGCGGAAATGTAATTACCATGATCAATATTGTATCGATGAGGGCAGCCCCCACACGCACCCAGAAGCCTGCATATTCAAAAGATGACTCATCCATAAATACTCCACTTAAAAACTTGACAAACAAAACAAACCCACCCCGCCCCATTAAAAAAATGGGGTCTGACCCCTATTGTTCTTTGTTTGCTATTTTTTAACCTATTGCTGAGATAGTAATTTTGAAACCAGACTAACAAGAGACTCAAACTCACCTGAATGAGCTTGACACACACCTGTTGTAAAAAAATTAAGGCAAACCTTCTGATCTAGGCCAAGATTATTCGAAATTTCAAAAAATTCGTTATGTTTTCCGGCTTGAAGACCGTACTCAAGTACATCAGACAAAACATCACAATCGCTTGATGTAAGTTTTGATAGCAATTCAAGACAGCTCGTGCTTTTCTGAACAATCCATGCTTCTGGCCAAGTATCGCCAGGCAAATAGGCAATGCGATTTTTATACCAACCAACAAAATCAATTCCAATATTTTCGGCCATTTTTTCGGCGTGCTTCATATTATTATTTTCATTGTTTCGCTGATCGCCATCGAATATAGCCAAAGTCTGTCGTTCTTCACCGCGAATGTAAATTGCAGCTAGTTGCCTAGCAAGGGCTGAGGCAGAACCAATTACTGTTATCTTTACTCGAGAACGAATGTGTGCCGGCAAGCTTGATTGCAATAGCGATTTCGCCACCTCATCCTCAACCATAATATCAATTTCATTACCAGGAATAGCCGCCATCTTTGCAAAAGCGAATTCAGACGAAATGGAGTCCGTTAGTTTAGTCTTTCCATTTATGCACTCAACGAAATATCTAGCATCATATGGCAAACAGTCGAATATTTCCTTGGAGTGAGTAGTGCATATAACTTGCGTGTGTGTTTCCAAACACACGTCTTTAAGCCTATCAATAAATTTCCTTTGAGCTTCAGCATGAAGTCCAAGCTCAACCTCATCCATGACAAGCAGAGCCCCTTCTCCACAAGAGTAAATGGTCGAAAATATTTCAAACAGTGCATTCTCTCCGGCCCCCATATTAAATCCAGAGTAGACTGAATTATTAATTTTAACGAGCGGGAGGCTATATTTTGTATGACGAAGGTAGCTAAACTTGTCATAAGATTTATTTAAAATATAGCCAACCGCATCCTTTACCTTATCCTCCCAACCCATAGGCTGAGTATCTTTAAAAACTCTGGAATAAGAACGTGACTGGCTTCTCTCGCTATGAGGAACAATTCTTTCGATGCCAAGAAACACCACATCCCGCTTAACGCGATCAGCATAGTTATTCCACTTCCCCCCTTTGCTTTTCCAGCGGCGTTGATGCCCAACTCCTCTTCCATCAGGAAACGAATCTGTTTTTCTCCACTTGTCATAAGCAATACCGTAGCGAATATCAATCCCTTGAGGTGGCACTTCTTCTGGATGCTGGACGAAAAAGTCTGAAAATGTAAAGTAAGAAACTTTTCTCTTTGGAAGCTTAAATCCATTTCGATTATTGTGAAATGCACAACATGCCAAAGCCAAAATTGTTGACTTTCCCGCACCATTTTTCCCAGCAATTGCTGTAATTGGAAAGTTAAAATTAATGTCTAGTGAATTTATCCCTCGCAATTCGCCTTCTTTGAGAAAAATTCTACGCAAGGCAGCGTGAGCATAATCATTTAAGTAACGATTACGGAGCGTTT carries:
- a CDS encoding ATP-dependent nuclease — translated: MKYRESQKDKTLRNRYLNDYAHAALRRIFLKEGELRGINSLDINFNFPITAIAGKNGAGKSTILALACCAFHNNRNGFKLPKRKVSYFTFSDFFVQHPEEVPPQGIDIRYGIAYDKWRKTDSFPDGRGVGHQRRWKSKGGKWNNYADRVKRDVVFLGIERIVPHSERSQSRSYSRVFKDTQPMGWEDKVKDAVGYILNKSYDKFSYLRHTKYSLPLVKINNSVYSGFNMGAGENALFEIFSTIYSCGEGALLVMDEVELGLHAEAQRKFIDRLKDVCLETHTQVICTTHSKEIFDCLPYDARYFVECINGKTKLTDSISSEFAFAKMAAIPGNEIDIMVEDEVAKSLLQSSLPAHIRSRVKITVIGSASALARQLAAIYIRGEERQTLAIFDGDQRNNENNNMKHAEKMAENIGIDFVGWYKNRIAYLPGDTWPEAWIVQKSTSCLELLSKLTSSDCDVLSDVLEYGLQAGKHNEFFEISNNLGLDQKVCLNFFTTGVCQAHSGEFESLVSLVSKLLSQQ
- a CDS encoding RDD family protein yields the protein MDESSFEYAGFWVRVGAALIDTILIMVITFPLLISIYGWKYFDSESVISGPADFLISWVLPAVGSVWFWTRKQATPGKMALSLRVLDADSGAALSVGQSIGRYLAYFVSAIPLGLGLIWVGFDNRKQSWHDKLAHSVVVRAKQRGPVSVRFPNA
- a CDS encoding phage holin family protein — translated: MLANLTAFFIHWGIIALSLWVASHVFSGIRFASTGTLLVSALLLGFANAVLRPLLIVLTLPLTFLTLGFFLLVINALMLLLVARLVDGFKISGFWTAFFASLFIALMSMLLGGLVPDADLTIYRLPASGPTISM
- a CDS encoding glutaredoxin family protein, with protein sequence MKTVIRAFFKTLRIVIGPFMLLGEFVTRPKGLVRPAASQAEVDQQCASLVLYQYKTCPFCIKVRQEMRRLALKVERLDAQHPGTHREALISGGGKAKVPCLKITDPAGNTQWLYESGEIIKYLRSRFASA
- the yjjJ gene encoding type II toxin-antitoxin system HipA family toxin YjjJ: MSAPDHSLSIRTLLSSGPLTARQLTEKMGVSQATLSRAMQSLGDQVIRFGPYRSIHYALHRPLLAMPDVAIYRVTPAGQVEALGRLSPVQPTGYVMTNSDGSTSHSEGFPWWLDDMRPQGFLGRAFVAAQAETLGLPPRLGDWQEEHILRALLSQPGSDAIGNLIVGDAGREHFIQRPAPVALPGTGLAAAYAERARQALSGETPASSAGGEQPKFGTYAETASGPRHVLVKFSLAAAEGADNPVAQRWRDLLLAEHHALTLLRENAIAAVATCILDHGRQRFLEVERFDRIGPHGRRGLISLSAMDAEFIGLGRGGWPTMTARLLAERHITRDAHAAACLLYAFGTLIGNTDMHPGNLSFVTDSGRPYKLAPAYDMLPMTFAPRSSGELPATLPAAGFDSQISSAQWRQALALAQAYLERLHEEAGFTAGFGECLAALDRHLQTAAERIGRLA
- a CDS encoding NAD(P)H-dependent oxidoreductase, which encodes MKTLVVIAHPLPDSLTQALAQVAIKSLTAAGHEVVVENLYDAGFSPVLTEAERQSYYRLPFDASAIAGQVERLLAAEALVLVFPTWWFGFPAILKGWFDRVWGPGVAYDHASDLGPIRPRLLNLKHALAITSLGSPWWVDRLLLWQPVRRILKTALLGTCAPACRFGMLSLYQAEKLDSAQVRRFSSRIERALARWS